DNA from Hominilimicola fabiformis:
TATAAAAACAAAGGATAATACGGGATTATCATTTATTCGATAGAATATGGCTTAAAAATAATATTTGGATACTCTTATAACATAGATAAAAAAGTATCATAATTATATTGTTTTATGACTTTAATAGGCATATCTTTTTCATAAATAGCATATGATGGAAGTTTTATACCGTTAAATTGATTACTTTTTACCATAGTATATGGTGCTGTATCCATAAATATAATTTTACTACCTATATCTAGTGGTTGATTAAATGAATAATCTCCAAATATATCTCCAGCATAACAAGTAGAACCAGCTAATCTGTAAGTGAAATTTTTTTCGTTAGGCAAATAAGCATTAACTATATTGCAACGATATGGAGAATGGATAATATCTGGTAAATGGCAGATTGCAGAAGCGTCTAAAATGGCAATATCTATACCATTGTGAATAATATCAATTACACTAGCTACGAAATAGCCAGTGTTGAGTACAACAGTTTCACAGGGTTCCACAAAGATGTCAAATTCATACTTCTTGTGTAAACTATTAATGCAATTAACGGCTTCGTCTAAAGAGTATGACGAATCGGTGAATAATTGTCCGCCCCCTAAATTTATCCAATCAATTTTATGTAAATATTGATTGAAATTACTGTCAATTACATCAATAGTCCGCCTAAGAGTATCAGAAAATTGTTCGCACATAGTATGGAAATGGATTCCACT
Protein-coding regions in this window:
- a CDS encoding carboxynorspermidine decarboxylase encodes the protein MDYLETPCHIIDLDKIKNNISILSLLKKKTNIKILFALKGFSNDKIVPMFIDFFDGVSASSLWEAQLAHDLLKKPVHTYSPAYKRNDINQIIDYSDYLIFNSLNQFSLFSQDCILGHVKQGIRINPEYSEVEKYAINPCHPFSRFGIKADDLNDSILKKISGIHFHTMCEQFSDTLRRTIDVIDSNFNQYLHKIDWINLGGGQLFTDSSYSLDEAVNCINSLHKKYEFDIFVEPCETVVLNTGYFVASVIDIIHNGIDIAILDASAICHLPDIIHSPYRCNIVNAYLPNEKNFTYRLAGSTCYAGDIFGDYSFNQPLDIGSKIIFMDTAPYTMVKSNQFNGIKLPSYAIYEKDMPIKVIKQYNYDTFLSML